Proteins from a single region of Hordeum vulgare subsp. vulgare chromosome 6H, MorexV3_pseudomolecules_assembly, whole genome shotgun sequence:
- the LOC123401575 gene encoding protein MIZU-KUSSEI 1-like, whose product MARAFRAASPLPLPSSSSRSATTASGGGGSGSFTWLLKKRSSKASLRSGPSGREAEDEGDEEEAGAAALSSAHSSSIDEQSQSSSSSSRKKRADALARLRSVFLAAITHRRRRRQLGSCVTGTIFGRRRGRVHVALQTDPRSAPVLLVEMAAYSTGALVREMSSGLVRLALECEKPPLNAGEKRRPLLEEPTWRAYCNGLKCGYAVHRECGADEWRVLGAVEQVSVGAGVLPDDGAAGAGEGDLMYMRAKFERVVGSRDSEAFYMMNPDGSGGPELSIYLLRV is encoded by the exons ATGGCGCGAGCCTTTCGCGCGGCTTCCCCGCTGCCCCTCCCCTCTTCCAGCTCCAGGAGCGCCACCACCGCGAGCGGCGGCGGTGGCAGCGGCAGCTTCACTTGGCTGCtcaagaagcgctcgagcaaggcgTCGCTGCGCAGCGGGCCGAGCGGCCGGGAAGCGGAGGACGAGGGGGACGAGGAGGAGGCGGGGGCAGCCGCTCTGTCCTCCGCGCACTCGTCTTCCATCGACGAGCAGTcccagtcctcctcgtcgtcgtccagGAAGAAGCGCGCGGACGCGCTGGCGCGGCTTCGGTCGGTGTTCCTGGCGGCGATCACgcaccggcgccggcgccggcagcTCGGGTCGTGCGTCACGGGCACCATATTCGGCCGGAGGAGGGGTCGCGTGCACGTGGCGCTGCAGACGGACCCGCGATCGGCGCCGGTGCTGCTGGTGGAGATGGCCGCCTACTCCACCGGCGCGCTCGTCAGGGAGATGTCCTCGGGCCTCGTGCGCCTCGCGCTAGAGTGCGAGAAGCCGCCGCTCAACGCAG GGGAGAAGCGGCGGCcgctgctggaggagccgacgtggCGCGCGTACTGCAACGGGCTCAAGTGCGGCTACGCGGTGCACCGCGAGTGCGGCGCCGACGAGTGGCGCGTGCTGGGCGCCGTGGAGCAGGTGTCCGTCGGCGCAGGCGTGCTCCCGGACGACGGTGCCGCCGGTGCCGGCGAGGGAGATCTGATGTACATGCGCGCCAAGTTCGAGCGGGTCGTCGGATCGAGGGACTCGGAGGCGTTCTACATGATGAACCCCGACGGCAGCGGAGGACCCGAGCTCAGCATCTACTTGCTCAGAGTCTGA